GATGCATATTATTGACTAGATTTCATTATGAACATCGTCCTTGATTTCTCAGGTTAATTTTCAAGTGGCTTAAATAGTTTAACAAGTAAAAGCTGCAAAAACCAATTAtcccttgaaaatttttttattgggtaTGATATCTCCTTGTTAAGGAGGAAGTAAATGAATGTGTTGAAacgaaagcaaaagaaaattttaccaGCATAATCCTCATTCAACCAAAGATGGATATTATGGTATtaccttgttttcttttgttgtatttttcctGCAGTCGATTGCATGTATGCATCAAATCCCATACAAAAGCTAGAAATCAATTTAGACAAAAgatacatatttattattattatttttggttaaaCTTATGATGCAAGTTGGCTTGATTTTTACGTTCTGAATCAATGCAGAGTGGTGAATTATCTTTTCTGTGTGGGTTATGGTACAACCTGAACGTACGTTCTGAATCTGATGAGCTATACAGGCTACAGATGGAGCCTAGACCAAGCCTCTTTCCAAGTCTCATGCACATCAATGCATACTAGATGTGACACAATAAATTGTACAAGCGGAtgtgggagagagagagagagagagagagagagagagagagagagaggaatgaGACACATGACAACCCATTTGGGCCTTTGGCTCTACATGCACAGTAAGtacttaatttttttgcaaaagaatcaCATGTAGTAGTAGTATTATCATTCATTCAATGGAATAGGAGGAATATATGCCTTCCATCTTTTAACTTTGTATTCCTCGGCTTTCTCAGACCTTTTCGCTCTTTTCTCTTCTCAGTAGATTCGATTCTCTCTTTATGAACAGGAGAAATCTGATATCCATTTACACCATCTTACTTCCTCCAATAGACTTACTCCtccattatatatttttttaatctttcttgAAAAACTGAAGAGTTTATTAGCCTGTATGGATGCGGGAATTAAATACATGATCCTATGGATAGATGGAGAGATTTCTATCACCCTTTTTTAATCTCCAATGTTATTCGGGAAACGGGCAAAATGCAGTTACTGATCAGAAATTATATTACTTTCTTGGAGTTTTTCAAGGCTTCTTACATCTTCCTCACTCTGTTTGAGGTTTCTTGTGACTTTAGGTTTACTTGTGGATTGATTTGATTGCATGCAggtaataatatcaataatatcaataaataaaaacgttatctttcatttttaatGACAGTAAATCCGCATTTATTAACTTTCCATATTTACATCtacgtctctctctctctctctctctctctatatatatatatatacaagttttAGACAGGGATTTTGTTCTCTGCCAAAATGAAGGAGTTCTGGACTTCAATAGCATCACTACTGGGCGCCTTAGCTTTCTTCCAAAGCATTCTCCAAGCCGTGTTCCCACCCCAACTCCGTTTCACCATTGCTAAGCTCTCTCACCGTCTCTTCCACTGCTTCTCCTCCTACTGCTACTTCGAGATAACTGAAACCGATGGCGTGAACACCAACGAGCTCTACAACGCCGTTCAGCTTTACCTTAGCCGCTCTGCCTCCGTGTCAGCTAGCCGGTTGAGCCTTAGCCGAGCTCTCAACTCGTCTTCCTTCACTTACTCCCTCTCTAACAACGACCAACTTGTTGACACCTTCAATGGCGCCACCGCCACCTGGGAACACGTCGTCACTCAGCGGCAAAATCCATCCTTTTCCTGGCGTGCCATCCCTGATGAGAAGCGTGGCTTCACCCTCTCCATCAAGAAGAAGGACAAACCTATTATTCTTCAATGCTATCTCAATCACATCATGCTCACCGCCGCCCAGCTCCGTCATCTCAACCAAGATCGTCTTCTTTTCACTAACTCCCGTGGCGGTGCTCTTGACTCCCGTGGCCACCCTTGGGAGTCTGTTCCTTTCAAACATCCTAGCACTTTTGATACTCTGGCTCTTGATCCTGCTCGCAAGCTTGAGATCCTTCTTGATCTTAGAGATTTCGCTGATGGCCAGGCTTTTTATAAGAAGACTGGAAGAGCTTGGAAACGTGGGTATCTTCTTTATGGACCTCCAGGTACTGGGAAATCTAGCTTTGATTGCTGCCATGGCTAACTTTCTTGGCTATGATATTTATGATCTTGAGCTTACTGAGGTTCATTCTAATTCTGAGCTCCGGAAACTCCTCATGAAGACTACTCCTAAATCCATCATTGTCATTGAAGATATTGACTGCTCTATCAATCTCTCTAACCGGAGTTCTGCTGGGAAGGTGACCGTCCCCTGTTCTGGGCCTGATTCTGTTGTACATGGTGTTGATGATGTTAATTCTTCCAAGACTATTACTTTATCTGGGCTGCTGAATTTTACTGATGGGTTGTGGTCGTGTTGTGGGAGTGAGAGGATTTTTGTGTTCACGACCAATCATATTGAGAAGCTTGATCCTGCTCTGTTGAGGTCTGGCAGGATGGATATGCATATCTTCATGAGTTACTGTTCTTTTCCCGCACTTAAGATTTTGATGAAGAATTACTTGGATTGGGATTTTGATGGTGAAGAGAATGGAGATGAGGATGAGTTGTTGAAGGAGTTGGAAGAGGTGGTTGATGGCGCTGAGATGACTCCTGCTGATATTAGTGAAGTTCTTATTAAGAACAGGCGATTTGAGAAGCGTCAGGCTGCAAAAGAGCTCTTGCAAGTGCTGAGGAAACAGAGTGTTGGCTAAAAGGAAGAAGAGTAATGGGAATGAAGTGATGATGGAGGAGGAGCAGGAGAAGAGAGCATTGGAGAGTCCAAAGGAGGATGAAGAGACATTGGTGAACCACAacgagaagaagaacaatgccggtAAGGATAAGTGATTATTCTTATTAGTGCTTTCTTGATttatgttcctttttttttgtttttatttggaattgCTATAGAATTTGGAAAAAATGGTTGCATGATTTCCATGACAAGCTTCTGTTTTGTTCTTCTGTTCTCTGCTAACTATggacctttttcttttcattatagaATTAACTTTACATCTGTTTCTGCAACTGCATGTGAGTTTTGCTCAGACATGAAAAGATCAATCACATCGCTgttgtttttttgctttgtgattcttgtttttgCCTGTGGCTTTAGGAGAAACAGAGACTGCGTGACATTTTGTCTTATCAGATTTTGGTCATAGTTTTTGATCATTTATATACCTACTTACAATCTATCACAATGGGTTGTAGCATTGTTTGGTCAATTGATACAATAGTTTCCACATTGTGCCACCAATGAAAAATTCCCATGTCTTGATTATGAACTCAATGAATTTTGCACCCAATATGACAAAGAAAGACCCAAATATCTTTTGTCTAGATTAAAATTGATTTAGTTGGCATTGACAGAGATTGATGCATCGCATCCTAATCTTGTCCTTTTTGTACTATCAAATTCTTATAACTATTAATACTGATTTTCATGTCCGGTGTCAATCTTTTACTTTGGATGTTTTCTGTTTTAGATCGTATATTTAAAGTATTAGTTAAAAGTTATGAACATGATCTATAGCTTATATTGCTTGCCCCTGTTTGACTTATTAGCAATGTCACTCACTACCTTCTTTTGGCCTTTTAagatctcttttgtttttaggGTGCTTTTTTGTGTGAGGCCTTTTAAAGTGCAGGGCAGTGTGCTTCGCTGTTAGCATCTTCCTAATAAACTTATGAAAGATTAAGTGGGATCCATATGAGAAAAAAGTAGAGCATTAATACAAGTGATCCCTATATGATATATAGCTATTCAAAAGaacttttggatttgatttttcaaaatgatttatttaatctTCATATCATACTAAGACAAAAGGAGgtgtattaataataaatagatgGAAATACTGAAAGGGTTAGGCTATGAAAATGGAAATTATAAggtgaaattttttattgaaaacaagaAGTTGAAATAGATCTTCATTATTTGATTATCCAGACATTTCTTGCCTAAGTCAcagcttaaacataaaaaaggtATCAAATCTGATTTACTTATCAAGCTGTAGTGAAGGAAATGAAGTTTTGGAAAGGTGGGAAGGGAAAAAGGAAAATGCATgtgagaataataataataataataataatagatgatggtgatgatattgatgatgataaatGATGAAGCATGGATGATATCAAAATAGGAAGGAGTGCAAAATCCCTGCAGTCTGCAGCCAGTGCTGAGAAAGACAAAAGGGTGTAGTCCCTTCCTTTACTAATCAATCAGTGCCCTAATTAAGAGATTCTGTTGTCCTTCCCTCACAGACCACCAGTGTAGTGCACTGCACTGCAGTATAGCTCATAGAGACTCACTCAATTGAAGGGGACTAATGACTGCACACTGCCTTGCCATTCTTCTTGTTATGCCCACTCTCCCCACCAACCACATCTCTCTCTGtggatttctttttatattttattattatttattatcttttcatAAATCACAGgatgtgtgtgtgagtgttttttatatttttctatttgcaTGCAAAGTGCAAACCACTCACATATTTTATTCTAACTAGTCACTTCAGGGGGTTGGTTTATCAGGTCtatgcattttttttgtttgtttgtttgttagttttttagtctttttattattcttttaatcaaaatctcatttttactttcttttgggTTCATATTGTGTCATTATTGCTGAGAAATCAAGAGAGGTTTTTGGTATTGCCAGAGAGTTTAGAAATCATATTCATCTggttaaaagataaaaatatcttactttatttttcatactgcctccaaaaataaattagatgtTGAGTTTGATTCCTCTTAAGAACTTATGACATCTTTTTCTGGTCAAATGTGACataataagttaaatgttaAAGGAGCAtgaaatttctttgtttttgttttaaacttaTTAGAGTTAATTCTTCATAAACTTTGAATTTAAACATTAGTGATATTTATGATTTAGGTGTTAAGTTTTGTGAAAACTCTTGGCTAGATCatatttatgaaatttgatgatgaatatcaaaatcaaagaagtatatatatatatataaatgtatataaagATGGAGGGCAGCTTTGAATGTGTTAGTAATCATTTCATTCTATCTTTTTCATTCATGGCACTGTCGCCATCATTCTCCATTGGATCCCTCTTTAAGGATCTTTTTTCTTTCAGCCTCTATCCATTCATTATTACTCCGTAGAA
This portion of the Dioscorea cayenensis subsp. rotundata cultivar TDr96_F1 chromosome 3, TDr96_F1_v2_PseudoChromosome.rev07_lg8_w22 25.fasta, whole genome shotgun sequence genome encodes:
- the LOC120252940 gene encoding LOW QUALITY PROTEIN: AAA-ATPase At5g57480 (The sequence of the model RefSeq protein was modified relative to this genomic sequence to represent the inferred CDS: inserted 2 bases in 1 codon; deleted 1 base in 1 codon); translated protein: MKEFWTSIASLLGALAFFQSILQAVFPPQLRFTIAKLSHRLFHCFSSYCYFEITETDGVNTNELYNAVQLYLSRSASVSASRLSLSRALNSSSFTYSLSNNDQLVDTFNGATATWEHVVTQRQNPSFSWRAIPDEKRGFTLSIKKKDKPIILQCYLNHIMLTAAQLRHLNQDRLLFTNSRGGALDSRGHPWESVPFKHPSTFDTLALDPARKLEILLDLRDFADGQAFYKKTGRAWKRGYLLYGPPGTGKSSLIAAMANFLGYDIYDLELTEVHSNSELRKLLMKTTPKSIIVIEDIDCSINLSNRSSAGKVTVPCSGPDSVVHGVDDVNSSKTITLSGLLNFTDGLWSCCGSERIFVFTTNHIEKLDPALLRSGRMDMHIFMSYCSFPALKILMKNYLDWDFDGEENGDEDELLKELEEVVDGAEMTPADISEVLIKNRRFEKRQAAKELLQVLRKQSVGXKRKKSNGNEVMMEEEQEKRALESPKEDEETLVNHNEKKNNAGKDK